The genomic window AGGGTATTCATAAAATGCCCGTAGGTTAAATAGGGACAAAGTATTTATCTATGCTTTATGCAAAATCAATCAAATATCATTGCGTAGGGCTATCTATGCCCTCTTGAGTGGATTCTATAGATTCTAAAGCATCATTAGAATCTGCCGTCTCATCTTCTTGTGTGGGATTTGGTATGTCTTGATTAGAACTTGTGTCTATATCGGGATTTGTATTTTTAGAATCCTTGCTAGATTCTACATTTGGTAGATTTTGTGGTAGGCGGTTTGGCTCTACCGCGCGTATTGATGAGGTAATGCGTGCGGCTTTTTGATTATCCATTTTGCCGAGGATTTTTACTATATCCCTTACTTCCATCTGCGAGAGGATTTCTACCGCCTCTGATTCTGGCAAGTCCGCAAGTATCGCAGCGGCTTTAGCTTCTTTTAGCCCCTTATAGGCTTGGATAATCTTATCATCTTTTTGCGCCTTAATCTTTGATAGAATCTCCTCATTATAGGCGATGAGCTGCTCTAGCTCTTGGGTTTTTTGCTCTATTTCTGCAAGATTATTTTTGTGTGTTTGTTCTTCTTGTTCTTTGGATTTTTCTTGCTCTTGTGCAAAAACGACAATTTTTTGATTAATTTCTTGCTCTTTTGCGTTGAGCTGCCGTTCCTTTTCATCAAGTAGCACCTGCGTGGCGTTTTGTAGCACCTGTAAGGCTTGTTGTCGCTCATCTATCTCATCAAGTTGCGCTTTGATTTCATCTTTGCGCGCTTCAAAAATGATACTGCAATCAAGCAGTTGAGATTGTGCGAAGCTACTCGCGCATAAGGCGCATAGAATCCCTAACTTAGCTTTCATATAACTTTACCATCAACATTATTATAAAGCATCATAGCAATCTCATCAACCTCTTTTTTCTCCTGCATTTTGATGGCTTGGAGTATATTTTCTTGCTCTCTTTTGTCTAAAAACGCCATTTTTTCATATTCGATGTGGCACTTTTTGTATTGTGCTTGTAAAATCGCCTTGTTGGCTTGCAATTCATCTAGCTCACTTTGTGCTACACTCATACGATAAAAAAGCATTTTTTTGACCTCATCATACGCTTTAAAAGCATAAAATGTCCCACTACGAGGCATTTCAAGCTTTACAACTTCGTCTGCAATAGCATCAATTTGCATTTGCTTATTTGCAATTCTGTTTTCGTTTTGCATAATCACGCGTTCGCACTCTTGCATATCTTTTTTGCGCAAACTCACGATTGAGCTAAATTTTGTTTTCATTGCTTAGCGCCTAATAGTATCATCACGTTCTGGGCTTGTAGAAATCATAGCAATTTTTGTGCCAGTGAGCTTTTCGAGCTCGTTAATATAGGTTTGTGCTGCTTTTGGCAAGTCGTTAAAGTGGCGGATTTTCGCACTTTTATTCCAGCCCTCAAACTCTCTATAAACAGGGCGCACACATTCATAATCAGTAGGAATATAATCAATTACCTTGCCCTCATATTCATAACCTACGCATACTTTAATAGACGAGAATCCATCAAGCACATCAAGTTTCATAATATTGAGAGAATCACAGCCATTTAGTCGCGCCGCGTATCGCACCGCCACCGCGTCAAACCAGCCACATCGCCTTGCACGTCCTGTTGTCGTGCCAAACTCTCCCCCAGCTTCGCGCAACTTTTCGCCTATTGTGCCATTTTCTTCAGTGGGGAATACACCATTTCCCACCCTCGTGCAGTAAGCCTTGGCAATTCCTATAATTTGTTTAATATCCCTTGGGGCTAATCCGCTCCCGCTACACGCACCTGCAGCGATTGTTGTCGAGCTTGTTACAAAAGGATAAGTGCCGTGATCTACATCAAGCATACTGCCCTGTGCGCCCTCAAGCAGAATGCGTTTGCCACTATCTTGTGCTTCCCATAGAATCTGTGTTGTGTTGGTTACAAAAGGCAAAATCTGCTCTTTCATAGATTCTATTTTTGCTACCACATTTTCTATGTTTGGGAGCTCCACATCATAGGCTTTCGCCACATATTGTGCTTGCTCATAAATGGAGGCAATTTTTTCTTTTAATCGTGCTGAATTTGTTAAATCCATAATGCGCACGCCATTGCGTGAGATTTTATCCGTATAGCAGGGTCCTATACCCTTGCCTGTCGTGCCAATGGCTTTGTTCTTATTCTTTTCTTTGGCTTTGTCTAGAAGCTCGTGGTATGGCAGGATAATATGCGCCTTATCGCTTATAAAAAGTCTCCCTTGCAGATTAGGAAAAGCCGCCATTTCTTGTATGAGTGCCTCAAGGCTAATTACCACACCATTGCCGATAATGTTTTTGCAAGATTCATACAAAATGCCAGAGGGTAGCAGGTGCAGAGCTACTTTGCGTCCATTTACCACAATCGTATGCCCAGCATTATGTCCGCCCTGATAGCGCACGATGTAGTCGTAGTCTCCTGCCATTTTATCAACTATCTTGCCTTTGCCCTCATCACCCCATTGAATCCCCACGATCAAATCAGCCATAACCTCTCCTAATTAGTTTCTATACATTTGTGCTAAATAAGGCATTCTACCACTTCATCAGTGTAGATTGCAAACCCACACGAGCTTTGGTCGCCCACGATGTATTTGCCACCTTGCAATAAAGTTGCATTTCCAAGAAACATTCTAAAAAACAAGTCTTTATAATACGAGGTGGGCGAGGAAGCAAGGGGTGAGAAAATACTCTTTTCATACTCGCAGTAACTTGCACATTCAAGTAACCTCTCCAGCTCACCGCGTAAAAATACAGGTGCATTATTGATTGCATTTTGCACATCTTCTTTTGTTTTAATATGCACTAAATCCGCCACATAGCCTTCCATTTGCAGTAGTTTGCCCACATCTTGTGAGGCAAAGACTTCTATATCTACGCCACTATGCTTGGCACAGAGCAATGGAATCTTCATATTAGAGATTTGCACATACGGCTTTAGCCCTAGCTCTTGCAAAATATGCACGCCTAGGCACATCACGGGTGCGAGGCTTTCACCCCCCAAATGCTCCGCACCAATTTGATGAATTTCTGTCGTGGGGTAGCTAAACACAGGTTGAATATAAAACCATTTTTTATGCTCACTGGTATGCGCAATATGTTTTGTAACAATACGCATCGCTTCAAAGGTCGTATCATAGCGCAAACCAATCTGGTGATTGCTTTCACTATTTAAACGCACAAGCCCACGATTTAAAATATCATCTTGATGTTCCAAAAATGTAAAAGTGGGCGTTACAATTTCTTTGTAGTCATTCTCATAAAACGCATTAATTGCGCAAGATTCTATATCTCGCTTGAGTTTGGCTGATGTATCAAAATATAATTTGCTCCCTTGGGGTAGTTCGTGCTCTAAAATCACAATGTTCTCCAAAATAAAATATAATGCTTAGGTTTTAGCACAAAGCCAAATTATACCACAAAATCGCTTTTATAGACATTTACGCGCAACTTACTTCAAAATGCTACACTCTAGGCTTTATTTTTTACAAAGGATTATAGTGAAAGTAGCACTTCTTATGAGTGGTGGCGTGGATAGTTCGTATTGTGCGCATTTGTTGTTAGAGCAGGGCTATGAGGTAATAGGGTTTTATCTCAAATTACATAATAAAGAGCAAAAACATCAAATATATATACAAAACTGCCATAAAGTAGCAGAACATTTGGGTATTGAGTTTATGGTGCTTGATTTGCAAGAGGCATTTAAGCATAATGTGTATGATGAGTTTGTGCGTTCATACAAAGAGGGGCTAACGCCCAATCCTTGCGCGATTTGCAATCCTCTAATGAAATTTGGCTTAGGCTTGCAAAAAGCCGATGAATTGGGCTGCGATTATATCGCCACGGGGCATTATGCTCAGATTCAAGAGATTGAGGGTATAAAGCGCATAGCAAAAGCAGTAGATGAAAGCAAAGACCAAAGCTACTTCCTCTATGCTCTGCCTCAAAATGCCATTGATAGAATCCTCTTTCCATTGGGCGCGATACATAAAAGCGAAGTGAAGCAAACCGCTCTTGCACTCTTGCCATTTTTGGGGACATTACAGACCTATAAAGAATCACAAGAAATTTGTTTTGTGGAGGAGAGCTATATTGATATTTTGCGTCTTTATGAAGATGTGGATAAAGTAGGTATTGTGCGCGATAGTAGCGGCAAGGTAGTGGGCTCACACAAAGGTTATATGCACTATACGATTGGCAAACGCAAGGGGTTTAGTGTATTTGGCTCACACGAGCCACACTATGTCAAGGCGATAAATCCGCGAGACAATGAAATTGTCGTGGGATTAAAGGAGGAATTGGCGGTAGATTCTATACGAGCATTAAACAAAAGCTTACCACAAACCTTTAATGGCGGCGTGTATGATGTGAAAGTGCGTTATCGCTCTACTCCGCTTAAGGCGCGTATTGATATAGAGGGCGAGTATATCCACGCGAAACTTTTAGAATCTGCCTATGGCGTAGCACAAGGACAGGCACTTGTCGTGTATCAGGGCGATTGTGTGCTAGGCGGGGGAGTAATTACGCAGGCGCAATAGGAAGCTTAGCATTGTGGATTCTTGCAAGTTTAAGCAAGATTCTAAATGCCTTTAAGGTTAGGGTTTGGCTAAGGCAAATGATAAGATTTAAAAACTTTTAAAACACATTCTGTATCTTTATTGCTTATCTTTTTGGTGGGTAAGCTTATGAATGCGATGTGCATTTGCCTCACTTACTTTTGCACCTAATTCTATAAGTTTTTGCGCTGCTTCTAGTTGTGGCTTATGCTGAAAATTTTTAGCATTAAGTGCCGCATCAAGCGGTGTTTCACCGGCTCTTAGCGTATCAATAGGCATATTTTTATCTACGATGAGGTATTCTAAAAGCTCCACATTGCCATCACGCGCAAGAAAATGCAAGATATGTCCCCCGCCAAAATGTTCTAAAAACTCCTTGTCAAATTGCAACATAAGCTCTAAAATATATCTATCACCAAAGGCAATAATACCATTTGTTAGGGGGTATTTTGGATTATTGTATTCCGCGCCTTTATTGAGTAACGCCCAAAACATATCATACCTGCGATACATTGCCGCTAAATCAAGTGCATTCACGCCATAGGCATCGTAGATTCCATTTCCTAGTCTAAAGGCACCTATATGCCTTTGCTCATCACTCATCACGCGATTAATATCATAAAGCGGCTTTTTGGTGGAGAATCGTTTTGATTTTGCAGAATCTGCTAGAATGAGATTAAACACTCTTGTGGAGTTGAGGGCAATAGCAGCCATAAGGGGCGTGATTTCAAGTCTCGGGGAATGCGTGGTATAAAACGAGAAATACTCATTTCCCTCGCCATTTTTCATTATAGATTGATAGGTTTGTGTATCGTCATTGGCAATAGCGAGTAAAAATTTTTGCTCCTTTTTGCACTGCTCTATTGCCTTTTTGCCCTTGTGTGGCTTTGTAGTGCCTTTTATCATATCTACTTGTGAGCAGTTTAGAGCAAGTAGGGATTTGAGACTTTGTTCAAGGCTTGGCGGATTTTGTGTGTCCCAGCCATTCATAAACCAATTCCCAAAGGCAAAGGAACACATACACATACTTATAAGTGCGTATTTTAGGGTGTTTTTGCATACATCTATGCGCGTTATCATTTGCCAAGCGCGTTTTTGCGCGAGTGAATCTCTAGCTGATATGTGGCTACACTCACTCTCTTCATTTGTATTTGATTTCATATCGCCTCTTTTGTATTTTAGCTACGCAAAAATGCGTTAATGCGTTCCAAACTTTCTTTTTGCCCGAGTATAATAAGCGCCTCGCACACGCCAATGCCTCCGCTCTTGCCGAGCAAGGCACAGCGCAGAGTTGGCATAAGTTTGCCTATTTTGATATTGCGCTGTGTAGCGAGGTCGTGCAGGTAGGATTCCATATTGTGCGCGCTTTCCCATATTTGTGAATCTGCTCCATTAAAAAGAGATTCTAAATTTGCCACTGCTACTTCATCAAGCTTTGAGCGCATTTTTTCATCATAGCTTTGAGGTGCATTCATCACTTCAAAAAAGCCTTGTGCGAAGTTTGCAAGAGTATTACATCTGTCTTTAAGTGCAGGATAGAGAATCTCACGCTTTCCCGCTTCTATGCAAGGCACATTAAATGCGCTTAAAAGCGTTTCAAGTGTGGCATTATCGGTATTTTTAATATAATGTGCGTTGAGCCATAAAAATTTATCCTCATTGTATGCGCTAGGGGAGCTATTTAGTTCGAATGGGTTAAAGAGTTCGCACATTTCTTTGAGAGAGAAAATCTCCTTATCGCCATAACTCCAGCCCAAACGCACGAGGAAGTTGAGAATCGCTTCGGGCAGATAGCCCATTTTTTTGTAGTCCATCACTCCCATTGCACCATCGCGTTTGCTAAGTTTGCGCCCTTGAGGGTTAAGAATCATCGGCACGTGAAAAAATCGCGGTATTGCAAAGCCCAATGCATTATACACGATAATCTGTTTTGGTGTATTGCTCAAGTGGTCATCACCTCGTATCACATTTGTAACGCCCATAAGCGCATCATCAATAGCAACGACAAAATTATAAGTGGGTGTGCCATCGCTTCGTGCGATAATAAAATCATCAAGTTCTTTAGCTTGGATTCTCATCTCGCCTTTCACGCCGTCCTTAAAGCATATTTCGCCTTCAAGCGGGGCTTTAATCCTTACCACAGGCTCTCTATCGCTCGGTGGCGTGCCAGTAAAATCGCGGTAGCGATTATCATAACGCGGTGTTTGCTTGTTTGCTTCTTGTTGCGCCCTTAGCTCGTCTAGTTCCTCTTTACTCATATAGCAGTAATATGCTTTTTTAGAATCGAGTAACTGCTGAATATATTGCTTGTAGAGGGGAAACCTTTGGCTTTGATAGATGACCTCGCCATCATATTCTAATCCCACCCAATTAAAAGCTTCTATAATCGCCTTTGTCGCATCAAGTGAGTTTCGCGCCAAATCCGTATCCTCGATACGAAGCAAAAATTTACCACCATTTGCTCTTGCATAGAGATAGTTAAATAATGCCGTGCGCAATCCCCCGATATGCAAATATCCTGTGGGCGAGGGCGCAAAGCGCGTGATAATTTGAGCCATTGTGTGCCTTTAAAGAAAATTTGCGTGAGTATATAGAATCTTAACTTAATACCCTTTTACACATTACTAAAATATCATTTTCGCACATTACAATACAGGCATTATTTCGTATTTTTACATAA from Helicobacter typhlonius includes these protein-coding regions:
- a CDS encoding adenylosuccinate synthase, producing the protein MADLIVGIQWGDEGKGKIVDKMAGDYDYIVRYQGGHNAGHTIVVNGRKVALHLLPSGILYESCKNIIGNGVVISLEALIQEMAAFPNLQGRLFISDKAHIILPYHELLDKAKEKNKNKAIGTTGKGIGPCYTDKISRNGVRIMDLTNSARLKEKIASIYEQAQYVAKAYDVELPNIENVVAKIESMKEQILPFVTNTTQILWEAQDSGKRILLEGAQGSMLDVDHGTYPFVTSSTTIAAGACSGSGLAPRDIKQIIGIAKAYCTRVGNGVFPTEENGTIGEKLREAGGEFGTTTGRARRCGWFDAVAVRYAARLNGCDSLNIMKLDVLDGFSSIKVCVGYEYEGKVIDYIPTDYECVRPVYREFEGWNKSAKIRHFNDLPKAAQTYINELEKLTGTKIAMISTSPERDDTIRR
- a CDS encoding flagellar export protein FliJ: MKTKFSSIVSLRKKDMQECERVIMQNENRIANKQMQIDAIADEVVKLEMPRSGTFYAFKAYDEVKKMLFYRMSVAQSELDELQANKAILQAQYKKCHIEYEKMAFLDKREQENILQAIKMQEKKEVDEIAMMLYNNVDGKVI
- a CDS encoding ATP phosphoribosyltransferase regulatory subunit; this encodes MILEHELPQGSKLYFDTSAKLKRDIESCAINAFYENDYKEIVTPTFTFLEHQDDILNRGLVRLNSESNHQIGLRYDTTFEAMRIVTKHIAHTSEHKKWFYIQPVFSYPTTEIHQIGAEHLGGESLAPVMCLGVHILQELGLKPYVQISNMKIPLLCAKHSGVDIEVFASQDVGKLLQMEGYVADLVHIKTKEDVQNAINNAPVFLRGELERLLECASYCEYEKSIFSPLASSPTSYYKDLFFRMFLGNATLLQGGKYIVGDQSSCGFAIYTDEVVECLI
- a CDS encoding ankyrin repeat domain-containing protein, with the protein product MKSNTNEESECSHISARDSLAQKRAWQMITRIDVCKNTLKYALISMCMCSFAFGNWFMNGWDTQNPPSLEQSLKSLLALNCSQVDMIKGTTKPHKGKKAIEQCKKEQKFLLAIANDDTQTYQSIMKNGEGNEYFSFYTTHSPRLEITPLMAAIALNSTRVFNLILADSAKSKRFSTKKPLYDINRVMSDEQRHIGAFRLGNGIYDAYGVNALDLAAMYRRYDMFWALLNKGAEYNNPKYPLTNGIIAFGDRYILELMLQFDKEFLEHFGGGHILHFLARDGNVELLEYLIVDKNMPIDTLRAGETPLDAALNAKNFQHKPQLEAAQKLIELGAKVSEANAHRIHKLTHQKDKQ
- a CDS encoding MotE family protein, with translation MKAKLGILCALCASSFAQSQLLDCSIIFEARKDEIKAQLDEIDERQQALQVLQNATQVLLDEKERQLNAKEQEINQKIVVFAQEQEKSKEQEEQTHKNNLAEIEQKTQELEQLIAYNEEILSKIKAQKDDKIIQAYKGLKEAKAAAILADLPESEAVEILSQMEVRDIVKILGKMDNQKAARITSSIRAVEPNRLPQNLPNVESSKDSKNTNPDIDTSSNQDIPNPTQEDETADSNDALESIESTQEGIDSPTQ
- the gltX gene encoding glutamate--tRNA ligase, whose product is MAQIITRFAPSPTGYLHIGGLRTALFNYLYARANGGKFLLRIEDTDLARNSLDATKAIIEAFNWVGLEYDGEVIYQSQRFPLYKQYIQQLLDSKKAYYCYMSKEELDELRAQQEANKQTPRYDNRYRDFTGTPPSDREPVVRIKAPLEGEICFKDGVKGEMRIQAKELDDFIIARSDGTPTYNFVVAIDDALMGVTNVIRGDDHLSNTPKQIIVYNALGFAIPRFFHVPMILNPQGRKLSKRDGAMGVMDYKKMGYLPEAILNFLVRLGWSYGDKEIFSLKEMCELFNPFELNSSPSAYNEDKFLWLNAHYIKNTDNATLETLLSAFNVPCIEAGKREILYPALKDRCNTLANFAQGFFEVMNAPQSYDEKMRSKLDEVAVANLESLFNGADSQIWESAHNMESYLHDLATQRNIKIGKLMPTLRCALLGKSGGIGVCEALIILGQKESLERINAFLRS
- the mnmA gene encoding tRNA 2-thiouridine(34) synthase MnmA; the encoded protein is MKVALLMSGGVDSSYCAHLLLEQGYEVIGFYLKLHNKEQKHQIYIQNCHKVAEHLGIEFMVLDLQEAFKHNVYDEFVRSYKEGLTPNPCAICNPLMKFGLGLQKADELGCDYIATGHYAQIQEIEGIKRIAKAVDESKDQSYFLYALPQNAIDRILFPLGAIHKSEVKQTALALLPFLGTLQTYKESQEICFVEESYIDILRLYEDVDKVGIVRDSSGKVVGSHKGYMHYTIGKRKGFSVFGSHEPHYVKAINPRDNEIVVGLKEELAVDSIRALNKSLPQTFNGGVYDVKVRYRSTPLKARIDIEGEYIHAKLLESAYGVAQGQALVVYQGDCVLGGGVITQAQ